The genomic stretch TCTTCTGTCGGACCCGATCCCATTCGCGACTTCGCCGATATCCGCGTTCGCCGCCTCGCACATATTCGCCACGCAATTAATAAAGCTGATCTTCATCGCCAGGAATGCATTCGACGCATGCTTGATCAGCTCGGCGCTCGCCGGGCATGTCCGCAGGAGCAGCGCGGGAGAGGCCTGGCTGCAGTCGCCAGGGACGCTGGTGTCCTGGTTGTAGTACTCGCCGGAGGTCAGGGGGTGATAGATGCGCTCCATAATCGCGAAGGCCCGGTCGCTGCTTGTGCCTATCACTATCCGGTCAGGATGAAGGAAGTCGCCCACTGCCGTTCCCTCGCGCAGAAACTCGGGATTGGACACAACATCAAACTGGGACTCCGGGACCTGGTTGCGGCTCATGATGCGCGCAATCCATCCGCTGGTGTAGACCGGGACGGTGCTCTTTTCCACGATCACCTTGTAGTCCGTCATCGTGCGCGCGATCTCCGCGGCCACCGACTCGACATACGAAAGATCGGCATCGCCGTTCTCCGTGGACGGAGTGCCAACGGCGATAAAGATTGCCTCGGACTCCTCAACCGCAGAAACCAGATCCGAACTAAAAGCCAACGACTTACCGCTATGCCGCGCCAACAGCTCCGGCAGCAGGTCCTCATGGATCGGTACATGTCCCTGCTGCAAAGAGGCGACCCGCTCCTCGTCATTGTCCACGCACACAACAAGATGTCCCAATTCGGCAAAACAGGCTGCAGCAACAAGCCCGACATAACCGGAACCAATGACCGCAATTCTGACCGGTTCCGCCGCCTGTGCCCCGGAAGCAGCGGAGAAGTCGAAAACGTTAGACATGCATTTCCCTCAGGATGAATTCTTTACACGAATCCTTTACTGCCAATTAAGACACCCAAGCAGTACCATCAAGTTGCCTCTGTTTAACAATCCGGTGCTTCCCCGGTTATGAGAAATTGGACCTACGATGGTCCTTTTGCTGCCATCAGTCTACCCGCAAAGTATTGCAACCCTCAGGGAAACTTCGCTTCTATTGCCTATCAAGCTAACCCCCGTCCCATGCGAGTCAAATATCTTTCGTGGTAGTTCCTTTCGCGACTCCAGATGCCATAATGCCGTTAGTTTGCTGCAGTCCTGGAGCTCATTGAAGCGGCATACATGTAACCAGACACCACAAATCATCACCACGCAGAGTTGGGTTCACGGATGGGCGATACCCCTACCAGGATAGTGATCGCGGACACGGGCCAGGCAAATTGTGAAGCTCTGGGGCGCGCACTGGCGCGGTACCCTGATTTCCGGCTCGTTGGCTATGCATTCCATACCTCGGACCTGCTCAGGCTCGCTATCGACCACGATGCTCACATTGCCGTCGTCAGGGAGAATCTGAACGAAGGCCGCCGTTCTGGCCTTGCCGCGATTCAGCAACTGGCACGCTCCCACCCGGAGACCCGTTCCCTGCTGCTCGCCGAAAGCCTCGAACGCGACGATGTCGTCAGCGCCTTCCAATCGGCAGCCCGCGGAATTATGCAGTATCCTGTGCCCGATCTCGACATGCTGGCAAAAGCAGTCAAGCAGATCAACAACGGGCAAATATGGGCCAATAGCCTGCAACTGCAATATCTCGTGGAAACACTCTCGCAGATCAAGCGCTCCCCGATCGTCACCGCCGACGCGGAAGCACTCCTGAGCAAGCGTGAGCAGGAGGTCCTCATGCTTCTTGCCGAGGGCTTTAGTAACAAGGAAATTGCGGCTTCTCTCCACGTGAGCGAACACACGGTAAAGAATCACCTCTTCCGCATGTTTGAAAAGCTCGGTGTCTCCAGCCGCATGGAAGCGGTTCTGGCCGCTTTCGGTTCTCCTGCGTCTCTTCCCCGGCCCACAATTCAGTAACACGCTAAGTCGATGGATGGCCTTCGCTCCAGAAGCGAATCCCTGTACACTGGCGTGTCTATGAAAACCACCGTGCTTCGCCCTTCCTGCTTTGCCGCGCTGGTCGTGGCAATGTTTGCGGCCCTCCCGGTCTTCTCGCAGCAGCCACTTGCTCCTGTCTCTCCTGAAGTGCACCCCGATCACACTGTTACCTTCCGCCTGCTCATGCCCAACGCGCAGAAGGTCTCTGTCAAGCTGGAGACGGCACAGAACCTTCCGCTTACAAAAGATGCCGAGGGCCTGTGGAGCGTGACGACGCCAGTCCTGGAACCGGATCTTTACGGCTACGTCTTTGACGTGGACGGCACGCTGGTTGTAGACCCGCAAAATACCAGCTACAAGAGCAACCTGCTCTCGCCGAGCAATCTGCTCGATGTGCCCGGAGATGTGCCTCAGCCTTGGGACAGGACGGATATACCGCACGGAGAACTGCATCACCACTTCTACCACTCGGCCGTGATCGGCGATGATCGTGACTACTTCGTCTACACGCCGCCCGGCTTCGATGCCAGGGCAAAGACGAAATATCCGGTGCTCTACCTGTTGCACGGATTCAGCGATGACGCCAGCGGCTGGAGCGAGGTAGGCAAAGCCAATTTCATTCTCGATTCGCTGATCGCACAAGGCAAAGCAAAGCCGATGCTCGTCGTGATGACGCTGGGCTATGGCGTTCCGAACTACGCCTCGCATAACAGCCACAACTTTGATGACCCTGAACTCACGCAGCACAATGTCGACAAGTTTCGCGATGCCCTGCTCACCGAGGTAATACCCCAGGTGGAGCGCAGCTATAAGGTCTCCAGCGACCGCAAGGACCGCGCCATCGCCGGCCTCTCGATGGGAGGCTCCGAGTCACTCTATACCGGGCTCAACAACCTCGATAAGTTTGCGTGGATCGGCTCCTTCAGCATGGGCGGCCTGACCAATGGCGTGGCCAGGGATAATTATTCGCAGATC from Acidisarcina sp. encodes the following:
- a CDS encoding UDP-glucose/GDP-mannose dehydrogenase family protein, encoding MSNVFDFSAASGAQAAEPVRIAVIGSGYVGLVAAACFAELGHLVVCVDNDEERVASLQQGHVPIHEDLLPELLARHSGKSLAFSSDLVSAVEESEAIFIAVGTPSTENGDADLSYVESVAAEIARTMTDYKVIVEKSTVPVYTSGWIARIMSRNQVPESQFDVVSNPEFLREGTAVGDFLHPDRIVIGTSSDRAFAIMERIYHPLTSGEYYNQDTSVPGDCSQASPALLLRTCPASAELIKHASNAFLAMKISFINCVANMCEAANADIGEVANGIGSDRRIGRNFLKAGLGYGGSCFPKDVKAFRAVGAEMGLDLGLLEHVERINNNQQKRFLHKVRSALWTLRKKKLGVLGLSFKGGTDDIRESPAIRMVQAFLVEGCSIVAYDPAAMENSRPLFVGQDVSFVEEAADVADQADALIILSDWQEFTQLDFADIKRRMKYPILLDGRNLLDPRQMASLGFTYLSVGRPTYEPQPAPNFINKAVI
- a CDS encoding response regulator transcription factor, whose translation is MGDTPTRIVIADTGQANCEALGRALARYPDFRLVGYAFHTSDLLRLAIDHDAHIAVVRENLNEGRRSGLAAIQQLARSHPETRSLLLAESLERDDVVSAFQSAARGIMQYPVPDLDMLAKAVKQINNGQIWANSLQLQYLVETLSQIKRSPIVTADAEALLSKREQEVLMLLAEGFSNKEIAASLHVSEHTVKNHLFRMFEKLGVSSRMEAVLAAFGSPASLPRPTIQ
- a CDS encoding alpha/beta hydrolase-fold protein, producing MKTTVLRPSCFAALVVAMFAALPVFSQQPLAPVSPEVHPDHTVTFRLLMPNAQKVSVKLETAQNLPLTKDAEGLWSVTTPVLEPDLYGYVFDVDGTLVVDPQNTSYKSNLLSPSNLLDVPGDVPQPWDRTDIPHGELHHHFYHSAVIGDDRDYFVYTPPGFDARAKTKYPVLYLLHGFSDDASGWSEVGKANFILDSLIAQGKAKPMLVVMTLGYGVPNYASHNSHNFDDPELTQHNVDKFRDALLTEVIPQVERSYKVSSDRKDRAIAGLSMGGSESLYTGLNNLDKFAWIGSFSMGGLTNGVARDNYSQIFPALSAKDADRIKLLWIACGTSDHLLDSNHKFIAWVNAQGIKPTTIETPGAHTWMVWRRNLTTFAPLLFR